A window of Flammeovirga kamogawensis genomic DNA:
TCATATGATAAATGCAGCAACTGGTTTTGAATATAATTTCTTGCAGTTTCGAGAAGATAAACGACATAAAGATAGTTTTACACCTTATTTCTTTTTACAATTAGGAGTTGGGACATTCTTAAATAAAGTATCAAACCCAGCTACAGGAGCGTCGTATAGCGACACGGCAATAGCAGTAACAATGCCTGTTGGAATGGGGTTTAAGAAGAGAATAAGCACTTATTTAGATATAGGTATGGAGTTCAGTATAACTAAGCCATTATGGACTGATAAAACGGATGGAGTATATAAGAGTACTGAAAGTGTTGCAGGTTTGTTTGTTGATGAATCTTGGAGAGACAATTACTACTTTTTAGGTGTTACTTTAAGTTATCACCTAATACGAGTAAATTGTCCCAAAACACCTAGATATCAATAAAAACAA
This region includes:
- a CDS encoding DUF6089 family protein codes for the protein MKHFFSVAAVFSILFFCTLNKTNAQSKYWVYGGALGVTGYAGDLSTFPNPVDYRVGAKLFAKYKMKSYLLWRTDIDYGWYQGVGRIQDNLPEYKTEIHMINAATGFEYNFLQFREDKRHKDSFTPYFFLQLGVGTFLNKVSNPATGASYSDTAIAVTMPVGMGFKKRISTYLDIGMEFSITKPLWTDKTDGVYKSTESVAGLFVDESWRDNYYFLGVTLSYHLIRVNCPKTPRYQ